One window of Mediterraneibacter gnavus ATCC 29149 genomic DNA carries:
- a CDS encoding tyrosine-type recombinase/integrase, with the protein MRLLSEEIAKRSEDITDEIWNQVNEFNREMVQDYLDNQTDLSLKTRPAYRSGLRVFFVYVKDHLNNKDFTQIKKKEFQKYLNWLTNRGLSDSAIKFKKSCVSAFCNYIMLMYEEEYPTFRNFTVGLKVVQTGYVHEKNPLTPEEYLMLCKELEKREEWQKLAYLVFSYSTGCRRAEARQLLKEVVEYKPKEKETKIKGEDGVEHVAISRQYLTHTIRCKGASLVGKQRKLKFGEDAMYWLKKWIEARGEDECPYMFVVKQRNGETRQVGENTFNDWCSGLFTEIVGRRVHPHLFRESRATNLVVYENKSPEVVQKLLGHNDVSTTTNHYIIRNDDFDESDEAFI; encoded by the coding sequence GTGAGATTATTGAGTGAAGAAATTGCAAAGCGTTCAGAGGACATAACTGATGAGATTTGGAATCAGGTTAATGAATTCAATAGAGAAATGGTTCAGGATTATCTTGATAATCAAACTGACCTTTCACTAAAGACTCGTCCGGCGTATCGCTCTGGATTAAGAGTCTTTTTTGTATATGTAAAAGATCACTTGAACAATAAAGATTTTACACAAATAAAGAAAAAAGAATTTCAAAAATATCTTAATTGGTTGACTAATAGAGGTTTATCTGATTCAGCAATTAAATTTAAAAAATCATGTGTAAGTGCATTTTGTAATTATATAATGTTAATGTATGAAGAAGAATATCCTACATTCAGAAATTTTACTGTTGGATTAAAAGTAGTACAAACAGGATATGTTCATGAGAAAAACCCGCTGACACCGGAAGAATATTTAATGCTATGTAAAGAATTAGAAAAACGTGAAGAATGGCAAAAATTAGCATATTTAGTTTTTTCTTATAGCACAGGATGTAGACGAGCTGAGGCACGTCAACTTTTGAAAGAAGTTGTTGAGTATAAACCAAAAGAGAAAGAAACAAAAATTAAAGGTGAAGATGGTGTAGAGCATGTTGCAATTTCTCGCCAATACTTAACACATACAATTAGATGTAAAGGCGCATCGTTGGTTGGAAAACAACGTAAACTAAAATTCGGAGAAGATGCTATGTATTGGTTAAAAAAATGGATTGAAGCGCGAGGAGAAGATGAATGTCCTTATATGTTTGTTGTAAAACAAAGAAATGGAGAAACTCGTCAAGTTGGCGAGAATACGTTTAATGATTGGTGTAGTGGACTATTTACAGAAATAGTAGGTAGACGCGTACATCCGCACCTGTTTCGAGAAAGTCGCGCAACTAATCTAGTAGTTTACGAAAATAAATCTCCAGAAGTTGTTCAAAAACTTTTAGGACATAACGATGTTAGTACAACTACAAATCATTACATAATCAGAAATGATGATTTTGACGAGTCTGATGAAGCATTCATCTAA
- a CDS encoding HU family DNA-binding protein, whose product MTRSDLIKTIAEKVDGVTQEKAKEIVAVTLDSIADALTAGDKVQFVGFGSFEVRERAGRTGRNPQDGSEIYIEPSKNVKFKAGKELKDKVNA is encoded by the coding sequence ATGACAAGATCAGATTTAATTAAAACAATTGCAGAAAAAGTAGACGGAGTAACACAGGAAAAAGCAAAAGAGATTGTTGCTGTAACTCTTGATTCAATTGCAGATGCACTTACTGCTGGAGATAAAGTACAGTTCGTCGGATTTGGAAGTTTTGAAGTAAGAGAAAGAGCTGGAAGAACTGGACGAAATCCACAGGACGGAAGCGAAATTTATATTGAGCCATCTAAAAATGTAAAATTTAAAGCAGGAAAAGAATTAAAAGATAAAGTAAATGCTTAA
- a CDS encoding PhoH family protein — protein MECTLFLDTNALLSLGENAFKEKFIIAQKTLEEIENIKVSNSKDGEVKYKARQISRLLDKHDGEYDVVLYSPKIKEIIDSYFLSETPDNIILASAYYYNSNVSEVLVCSDDLNCKFISRNIFGLPTKGVSDINLVKNLDEYLGYKELTLSDEEMSYFYCHTNENIYDCILNEYLIIKKSDGEVVDYRKWDGFEYKAVCEKTVRSTIFGDKIRPKDSYQACAIDSIFSNTMTAITGHAGSGKSLISLISMMSLIENGEYDRVIIMFNPNKAKGAADMGFYCGNATEKALQNSIGSMLTTKFGDRFAVEMLLQQDKIRLVSMADVRGMEVRDNEILYISEAQNTSIELLKLCLSRASSGCKIVIEGDYDSQVDSYLFEGNSNGFKRAIDVLQGESEFGYVHLPNVWRSKIAMLVDKL, from the coding sequence TTGGAATGCACATTATTCCTTGATACGAATGCATTACTTAGTCTCGGCGAAAATGCATTTAAAGAAAAATTTATTATTGCACAAAAGACACTTGAAGAGATCGAGAATATCAAAGTGTCTAATTCTAAAGATGGAGAAGTAAAATACAAAGCCAGACAAATTTCAAGACTATTGGATAAACATGATGGCGAATATGATGTGGTTTTATACTCTCCAAAAATTAAAGAAATAATTGATAGTTATTTCTTATCTGAAACGCCAGACAACATTATCTTGGCTTCTGCTTATTATTACAATTCAAATGTATCGGAAGTACTTGTATGTTCTGATGATTTAAATTGCAAATTCATATCTCGTAATATTTTTGGACTTCCTACAAAGGGAGTTTCGGATATTAACCTTGTCAAAAATCTTGACGAATATCTTGGATATAAAGAATTAACATTGTCTGATGAAGAAATGAGTTACTTCTATTGTCATACAAATGAAAACATTTATGATTGTATTTTGAACGAATATCTCATTATTAAAAAATCAGATGGAGAAGTTGTTGATTATAGAAAGTGGGACGGTTTTGAATATAAAGCTGTATGTGAAAAAACAGTTCGCTCTACTATTTTTGGAGATAAAATTAGACCGAAAGATTCATATCAAGCCTGTGCTATTGATTCAATTTTTTCAAATACAATGACAGCTATTACCGGACATGCAGGTAGCGGGAAATCATTGATATCACTAATATCTATGATGAGTCTTATTGAAAATGGAGAATATGATAGAGTGATCATTATGTTTAACCCTAATAAAGCAAAGGGTGCTGCAGATATGGGTTTCTATTGTGGTAATGCTACTGAAAAGGCACTTCAAAATTCTATAGGTTCCATGTTAACTACAAAATTTGGTGATAGATTTGCTGTTGAAATGTTGTTGCAGCAAGATAAAATTCGATTAGTATCTATGGCAGATGTACGAGGAATGGAAGTAAGGGATAATGAAATTTTATACATTAGTGAAGCGCAGAATACATCAATCGAATTATTAAAGTTGTGTTTATCAAGAGCAAGTAGCGGATGTAAAATTGTTATCGAAGGTGATTATGATAGCCAGGTTGATTCTTATTTATTTGAAGGAAATTCAAATGGTTTTAAACGCGCAATTGATGTGCTTCAAGGTGAATCAGAATTTGGATATGTACATCTTCCGAATGTTTGGAGAAGTAAAATTGCAATGTTAGTGGATAAATTATAG